In the genome of Gadus morhua chromosome 12, gadMor3.0, whole genome shotgun sequence, one region contains:
- the mob3c gene encoding MOB kinase activator 3C encodes MALCLGQVFSKDKTFRPRKRFEPGTQRFELYKKAQASLKSGLDLRKVVQLPEGENINDWIAVHVVDFFNRINLIYGTVSEFCSERSCPTMSGGLRYEYRWQDGEDYRKPTKLPALRYMNLLMDWIESRINDEDIFPTRVGVPFPRNFQQVCKKMLSRLFRVFVHVYIHHFDSICSMGAEAHINTCYKHYYYFISEFSLIEHSELEPLKAMTEKICN; translated from the exons ATGGCCCTGTGTCTCGGACAAGTGTTCAGCAAGGACAAAACATTCCGGCCTCGGAAGAGGTTCGAACCGGGAACCCAGCGCTTCGAGCTCTACAAGAAGGCCCAGGCCTCTCTGAAGTCCGGCCTGGACCTCAGGAAGGTGGTGCAGCTGCCCGAGGGCGAGAACATCAACGACTGGATCGCCGTGCACGTGGTGGACTTCTTCAACCGCATTAACCTGATCTACGGCACGGTGAGCGAGTTCTGCAGTGAGCGCTCCTGCCCCACCATGTCCGGCGGTTTGCGCTACGAGTACCGGTGGCAGGACGGTGAGGACTACCGCAAGCCCACCAAGCTGCCTGCCCTTAGGTACATGAACCTGCTGATGGACTGGATTGAGTCGCGCATCAACGACGAGGACATCTTCCCCACCAGAGTAG GCGTTCCTTTCCCCAGGAACTTCCAGCAGGTGTGCAAGAAGATGCTGAGCCGACTGTTCCGTGTCTTCGTGCACGTGTACATCCACCACTTTGACAGCATTTGCAGCATGGGGGCCGAGGCCCACATCAACACGTGCTACAAACATTACTACTACTTCATATCCGAGTTCAGCCTCATCGAGCACTCAGAGCTGGAGCCACTG AAAGCCATGACAGAGAAGATATGCAACTAA